The following coding sequences lie in one Spinacia oleracea cultivar Varoflay chromosome 1, BTI_SOV_V1, whole genome shotgun sequence genomic window:
- the LOC110798478 gene encoding peroxidase 31, with the protein MAATTHLIFLLITLLVTFPTSESRLSATYYSKSCPKFDEIMEQTTTTKQINHPTTAGAALRLFFHDCFVTGCDSSTLITSTPFNTAERDAEINLSLPGDGFDVVVRAKAALELACPGVVSCTDILAVATRNLVKFVGGPYYSLLLGRKDGLVSKSTLVTPTTLPKPKMTLDEMIEIFARQKFTIREMVALSGGHTIGFSHCSEFASGIYNYSSTQQYDPTYNPRLAQGLEKACSGYQKDPSLSVFNDIMTPNKFDNVYFQNLPKGWGILASDRVLYTDPRTKPFVELYARDQNAFFSDFAKAMEKLSLVGVKTGRHGEIRRRCDAFNN; encoded by the coding sequence ATGGCGGCCACCACCCACCTCATCTTCCTCCTCATTACTCTCCTCGTCACATTCCCCACCTCCGAATCCCGCCTCTCCGCCACCTACTACTCCAAGTCCTGCCCCAAATTCGACGAAATCATGGAACAAACCACCACCACAAAACAAATCAACCACCCCACCACAGCCGGCGCCGCCCTCCGCCTCTTCTTCCACGACTGCTTCGTCACAGGCTGCGACTCATCCACCCTCATTACCTCCACCCCTTTCAACACCGCCGAACGCGACGCCGAAATCAACCTCTCCCTCCCGGGGGACGGCTTCGATGTAGTCGTCCGTGCTAAAGCCGCACTTGAGTTAGCCTGCCCGGGAGTCGTCTCTTGCACCGACATCCTCGCCGTGGCCACCCGCAACCTCGTGAAATTCGTCGGCGGCCCTTACTACTCCCTCCTCCTCGGTCGCAAAGATGGCCTCGTCTCGAAATCTACATTAGTAACTCCCACTACATTACCCAAACCAAAGATGACGCTTGACGAAATGATCGAGATCTTCGCCCGACAGAAGTTCACTATCCGGGAAATGGTCGCCCTAAGTGGGGGTCACACAATCGGATTCTCCCACTGCTCCGAATTCGCATCCGGGATCTACAACTACAGCTCGACCCAGCAGTATGACCCGACTTACAACCCGAGGCTAGCTCAAGGGTTGGAGAAAGCATGTAGCGGGTATCAAAAAGATCCAAGCCTATCCGTGTTCAATGATATTATGACACCCAATAAATTCGACAATGTTTACTTCCAAAACTTGCCAAAAGGTTGGGGAATCTTGGCTTCGGATCGGGTCTTGTATACCGACCCGAGAACGAAACCATTTGTTGAATTATATGCCCGTGATCAGAATGCGTTTTTCAGTGATTTTGCGAAAGCAATGGAGAAATTGAGTCTTGTTGGTGTTAAAACTGGGCGACATGGCGAGATTAGGCGCAGGTGTGATGCCTtcaacaattaa